In Curtobacterium sp. MCPF17_002, one genomic interval encodes:
- a CDS encoding GNAT family N-acetyltransferase → MIDSPREQRARTFVVAEDSSGETSPGAARSTHITFTRATSAAEWDPLVAASPGATGFHDWSWLRLMADVFGWTFHPLVVHENGRSVGVFPVLMRPSLLPRPAEPPFPYVGPLVPDALLGATIGAFRRWQIRHGRPFVRFEFGPGSAEAARRTFTGTRADWKPDRTIIVDLAGCTPETLTAGMKKGARHALRTAERNDVRIRPSLPGELTELLPDVLGEAYTSRGVPSPYPDDIGARIEAWAVGRDDVYIATAIVGDESVGALVALAGHPVVTGWAGGSLRAHRAANPSTALYHDMLQWALRRGHTSVDLVGYVDEGISRFKKSFGGVEQPYLTVISSLVPDAVLSAGATVRRSTRSG, encoded by the coding sequence GTGATCGATTCCCCCCGCGAACAACGGGCCCGCACCTTCGTCGTCGCCGAAGACAGCAGCGGCGAGACCTCCCCTGGAGCGGCGCGGTCGACGCACATCACGTTCACACGGGCCACGAGCGCTGCCGAGTGGGACCCGCTCGTCGCCGCGAGCCCAGGGGCCACCGGCTTCCACGACTGGTCGTGGCTCCGGCTGATGGCAGACGTCTTCGGGTGGACGTTCCACCCACTCGTCGTCCACGAGAACGGTCGGTCGGTCGGCGTCTTCCCGGTGCTGATGCGGCCCTCGCTCCTGCCGCGACCGGCGGAACCCCCGTTCCCGTACGTGGGCCCGCTCGTCCCCGATGCGCTCCTCGGCGCCACGATCGGAGCGTTCCGGAGGTGGCAGATCCGGCACGGGCGCCCCTTCGTGCGCTTCGAGTTCGGCCCCGGTTCCGCCGAGGCCGCGCGGAGGACGTTCACCGGCACACGCGCCGATTGGAAGCCAGACCGCACGATCATCGTGGACCTCGCCGGCTGCACGCCGGAGACACTGACCGCCGGCATGAAGAAGGGCGCCCGCCACGCACTCCGGACGGCCGAGCGGAACGACGTGCGGATCAGGCCGTCCCTCCCCGGGGAACTCACGGAGCTCCTGCCGGACGTGCTCGGCGAGGCCTACACGAGTCGCGGCGTCCCCTCGCCGTACCCCGACGACATCGGCGCACGGATCGAGGCATGGGCCGTCGGCCGTGACGACGTCTACATCGCCACCGCCATCGTCGGCGACGAATCCGTCGGCGCACTCGTCGCCCTGGCAGGCCATCCCGTCGTCACCGGATGGGCCGGTGGATCACTCCGCGCACACCGGGCGGCCAATCCGAGCACCGCCCTCTACCACGACATGCTGCAGTGGGCACTGCGCCGAGGCCACACCTCCGTGGACCTCGTCGGGTACGTCGACGAGGGCATCAGCCGGTTCAAGAAGTCCTTCGGCGGCGTCGAACAGCCATACCTCACCGTGATCTCGTCCCTCGTCCCGGATGCTGTCCTGTCGGCCGGCGCGACCGTGCGGCGGTCGACCCGATCCGGTTAG
- a CDS encoding alpha/beta hydrolase translates to MTFTEVRVRSGVLDVSIATAGPDDGWPVVLLHGFPYDPRCFRDVAQGLAAAGARVLAPYLRGFGGTRFLSDETPRVGQQAAIGRDVLDLIDAAGLQGPILVGFDWGGRAACVAAALRRSAVGGLVALGGYSVQDIAAAAEPTDPLDESRDWYQYYFHGERGRRGLTRHRREIAEQLWREWSPTRPVDERAFALTAPSFENPDFVEVVIHSYRHRFGLAPGAAVYEADERLLAGLPAVDVPTIVLDPTEDPALHPRTRQRHEQHFTQLLDHRLVASGHNQPADAPAEVVRAVRDVHARLVG, encoded by the coding sequence GTGACCTTCACCGAAGTGCGTGTGCGCAGCGGCGTGCTCGACGTCTCGATCGCGACCGCGGGTCCGGACGATGGCTGGCCGGTGGTGCTGTTGCACGGGTTCCCGTACGACCCTCGCTGCTTCCGCGACGTCGCGCAGGGGCTCGCTGCCGCCGGCGCCCGTGTCCTCGCTCCGTACCTCCGTGGGTTCGGCGGGACGCGGTTCCTCTCCGACGAGACTCCTCGGGTGGGTCAGCAAGCCGCCATCGGCCGCGACGTGCTCGACCTGATCGACGCTGCCGGGTTGCAGGGGCCGATCCTGGTCGGCTTCGACTGGGGTGGCCGGGCCGCCTGTGTCGCCGCAGCGCTCCGGCGGTCGGCGGTCGGCGGGCTGGTCGCGCTCGGCGGCTACTCCGTCCAGGACATCGCGGCTGCCGCAGAGCCGACCGATCCGCTCGACGAGAGCCGGGACTGGTACCAGTACTACTTCCACGGGGAACGCGGCCGCAGGGGGTTGACCCGACACCGCCGGGAGATCGCCGAGCAGCTCTGGCGGGAATGGTCGCCGACACGACCGGTCGACGAGCGAGCCTTCGCACTGACTGCGCCGTCCTTCGAGAACCCGGACTTCGTCGAGGTCGTGATCCACTCCTACCGACACCGCTTCGGTCTCGCGCCGGGCGCGGCGGTGTACGAGGCGGACGAGCGGCTCCTCGCGGGGCTCCCCGCTGTCGACGTCCCGACGATCGTGCTCGACCCGACCGAGGACCCGGCCCTGCACCCGCGGACGCGACAGCGCCACGAGCAGCACTTCACGCAGCTCCTGGACCACCGACTCGTCGCGAGCGGGCACAACCAACCAGCGGATGCCCCCGCCGAGGTCGTCCGCGCTGTGCGGGACGTGCACGCGCGCCTCGTCGGGTGA
- the cls gene encoding cardiolipin synthase, whose product MTGDELVATLGVALHVVVVLVAAVVVPRNRHPSSAIAWILAIVIVPALGILAFLVIGSGRLPRRRREQQREVNAAVSARVPGLDRVSHRAEWPSWLPSAVELSRNLGSLPMVGGNEVEVIDGYEESFAAMTSAVDAARASVHVEFYILVLDPSTEGFFDALARAVQRGVAVRVLSDHLGSVLAPRARPTRERLHAIGAEWHPMLPLRPWRGHWQRPDLRNHRKLVTIDGVVGFTGSQNLIDASYLKRRNQELGRRWREVMIRLDGPAVRELDAVFVTDWYGETDEFLPLDVSPVELSARPSTVDAQVVPSGPSFENDNNLKLFTFLLHHAEHRISITSPYFVPDESVMLALVTAASRGVDVELFVSAQSDQFLIHHAQRSYYEPLLRAGVRIWLHRAPTILHAKHFSVDDDVTVIGSSNLDIRSFTLNMEVSVLLHGRTLVDRMRIVEDGYRAASDELTLDAWSRRPVAVRMLDNLARLTSALQ is encoded by the coding sequence ATGACGGGTGACGAGCTCGTCGCGACGCTCGGGGTGGCACTCCACGTCGTCGTCGTCCTCGTCGCAGCCGTCGTCGTGCCCCGGAACCGGCACCCGTCGTCCGCGATCGCGTGGATCCTCGCCATCGTGATCGTGCCGGCGCTGGGCATCCTCGCGTTCCTCGTCATCGGCAGCGGTCGGTTGCCCCGCCGCCGACGGGAGCAGCAGCGGGAGGTGAACGCCGCGGTCTCGGCCCGTGTCCCGGGTCTGGACCGGGTGTCGCACCGAGCGGAGTGGCCGTCGTGGTTGCCGAGCGCGGTCGAGCTCTCCCGGAACCTCGGGTCCCTCCCGATGGTGGGCGGGAACGAGGTCGAGGTGATCGACGGGTACGAGGAGTCCTTCGCGGCGATGACCTCGGCCGTCGACGCCGCGCGTGCGTCGGTGCACGTCGAGTTCTACATCCTCGTCCTCGACCCGTCGACCGAGGGCTTCTTCGACGCCCTCGCGCGAGCCGTGCAGCGCGGCGTCGCGGTGCGGGTCCTGTCCGACCACCTCGGCAGCGTCCTCGCACCGCGCGCTCGACCGACCCGGGAACGACTCCACGCGATCGGTGCCGAGTGGCACCCGATGCTGCCGCTCCGTCCCTGGCGAGGACACTGGCAGCGGCCGGACCTCCGGAACCACCGCAAGCTCGTGACGATCGACGGCGTGGTGGGTTTCACCGGTTCGCAGAACCTCATCGACGCCTCGTACCTGAAACGCCGGAACCAGGAGCTCGGTCGGCGGTGGCGCGAGGTGATGATCCGTCTGGACGGGCCGGCGGTCCGGGAGCTCGACGCCGTGTTCGTCACCGACTGGTACGGCGAGACCGACGAGTTCCTGCCGCTCGACGTCAGCCCGGTCGAGTTGTCCGCGCGACCGTCGACCGTCGACGCGCAGGTCGTGCCGAGCGGACCGAGTTTCGAGAACGACAACAACCTCAAGCTCTTCACGTTCCTGCTGCACCACGCGGAGCACCGGATCAGCATCACCAGTCCGTACTTCGTCCCCGACGAATCAGTGATGCTCGCCCTCGTCACGGCAGCGTCCCGGGGCGTCGACGTGGAGCTCTTCGTGTCGGCGCAGTCCGACCAGTTCCTCATCCACCACGCCCAGCGGTCCTACTACGAACCGCTCCTGCGTGCCGGCGTGCGCATCTGGCTCCACCGAGCGCCGACCATCCTGCACGCGAAGCACTTCAGCGTCGACGACGACGTCACCGTGATCGGGTCCAGCAACCTCGACATCCGCTCCTTCACCCTCAACATGGAGGTGTCGGTCCTGCTGCACGGCCGGACGCTCGTCGACCGGATGCGGATCGTCGAGGACGGGTACCGGGCCGCGAGTGACGAACTCACGCTCGACGCGTGGTCCCGTCGACCGGTGGCAGTCCGGATGCTCGACAACCTCGCTCGCCTCACGTCCGCACTGCAGTGA